One Phragmites australis chromosome 23, lpPhrAust1.1, whole genome shotgun sequence DNA window includes the following coding sequences:
- the LOC133906667 gene encoding probable histone H2AXb, which produces MSSGGGRGKAKGTKAVSRSSKAGLQFPVGRIARYLKTGKYAERVGAGAPVYLSAVLEYLAAEVLELAGNAARDNKKNRIVPRHIQLAVRNDEELSRLLGAVTIAAGGVLPNIHQTLLPKKAGGKDKAEIGSASQEF; this is translated from the exons atgagttcCGGCGGCGGAAGGGGCAAGGCGAAGGGCACCAAGGCGGTGTCGCGGTCGTCCAAGGCCGGGCTGCAGTTCCCCGTCGGGCGTATCGCCAGGTACCTCAAGACCGGCAAGTACGCCGAGCgcgtcggcgccggcgcgccCGTCTACCTCTCCGCCGTCCTCGAGTACCTCGCCGCAGAG GTGCTGGAGCTGGCCGGGAACGCGGCGCgcgacaacaagaagaaccggATCGTGCCGCGCCACATCCAGCTCGCGGTGCGCAACGACGAGGAGCTCAGCCGCCTGCTGGGCGCCGTCACCATCGCTGCCGGAGGGGTGCTGCCCAACATTCACCAGACGCTGTTGCCCAAGAAGGCTGGCGGCAAGGACAAGGCTGAGATCGGTTCCGCCTCCCAGGAGTTCTAG